A stretch of Blautia liquoris DNA encodes these proteins:
- a CDS encoding carbohydrate ABC transporter permease — protein sequence MKRKIQTLLKQIVCIIMSLIVIVPFYMVIINSFKTKSEAARMSLSLPKQWVFRNYLEVIEKGRLFQGFANSFLYAFVSTTIGVICCAMGAFVICRNRTKLNNFLYYFILCGLFFPVNYVTLVKVLNRTGLANTRLGIIVVFTSSMIPFCIFTIRNFVTSLPVELDEAAIIDGAGPVTLFYKIIVPMLKPTLVTCFILQFMGIWSDFLTPLYLSNNSSMFPMTMAVYQFFGKNKSYWNYIFADIVLTCLPVVIVYLLGQKYIIGGMTSGAVKE from the coding sequence ATGAAGAGAAAAATACAGACTTTATTAAAACAGATTGTATGTATTATCATGAGCCTGATCGTTATTGTTCCGTTTTACATGGTTATCATTAATTCTTTTAAGACAAAGAGTGAAGCGGCAAGGATGAGCCTTTCACTTCCCAAACAGTGGGTCTTTAGAAATTATCTTGAGGTGATTGAGAAAGGAAGACTTTTTCAGGGATTTGCAAATAGCTTTCTTTATGCATTTGTTTCTACTACGATAGGGGTCATCTGCTGTGCTATGGGTGCATTCGTCATTTGCCGTAACAGGACAAAGCTAAATAACTTTCTTTATTATTTTATTTTGTGTGGTTTGTTTTTCCCAGTCAACTATGTAACCCTGGTAAAGGTATTGAACCGGACCGGGCTGGCAAATACGAGACTTGGAATTATCGTTGTATTTACAAGCTCAATGATTCCATTTTGTATTTTTACAATTCGTAATTTTGTCACGTCACTTCCCGTGGAACTTGATGAAGCGGCGATTATTGATGGGGCGGGGCCTGTAACATTGTTTTATAAGATTATTGTTCCAATGCTCAAACCTACCCTTGTGACATGTTTTATCCTGCAGTTTATGGGGATTTGGAGTGATTTTTTAACACCCTTATATTTATCAAATAATAGTTCCATGTTTCCGATGACCATGGCTGTTTATCAGTTTTTCGGAAAAAACAAAAGCTATTGGAATTATATATTTGCGGATATCGTATTAACTTGTCTGCCAGTTGTGATTGTTTACTTACTAGGTCAGAAATATATCATCGGAGGGATGACATCGGGTGCTGTCAAAGAATAA
- a CDS encoding LacI family DNA-binding transcriptional regulator gives MNISAKELANLVHVSPATVSMVFNNKPGISESTRELVLKTAREYGYKLKDPSTCEAESGVIQLICYKKHGKIAADTPFFSQMTEGITNECTRQNCALHVSYFYENMDTSKQLESLNSVDCIGILLLATEMKKEDFNKFKNFSVPIVVLDCYYDEINYDCVLINNIQGAFNATSHLIKCGHKNIGYLHSNIDISNFSERADGYYKALRACDISTSHPYVHLITPTSEEGYQDMINILNQKTDLADAYFADNDIIAAAAMKAFRENGIRIPEDISIIGFDDMPLCDMMVPSLSTMRVKKKELGATAVQRLMDRVSDNHRESLKMSMSTKLIKRDSVSKLTR, from the coding sequence ATGAATATTTCTGCAAAGGAATTGGCTAACCTTGTTCATGTTTCTCCTGCTACAGTGTCTATGGTTTTTAATAATAAGCCGGGTATCAGCGAATCAACAAGAGAGCTCGTATTAAAAACAGCTCGCGAATACGGATATAAGCTTAAAGACCCTTCCACTTGCGAGGCAGAATCCGGAGTAATTCAACTGATCTGTTATAAAAAGCACGGAAAAATTGCAGCAGATACTCCTTTCTTTTCTCAGATGACTGAGGGAATCACGAATGAATGTACACGTCAGAATTGTGCATTACACGTATCATATTTCTACGAAAACATGGATACCTCGAAACAACTAGAGAGTTTAAACAGCGTTGACTGTATCGGAATTTTACTTCTGGCCACCGAGATGAAAAAGGAGGACTTTAACAAATTCAAAAACTTTTCTGTACCCATTGTGGTACTGGATTGTTATTATGATGAGATTAACTACGATTGCGTGTTAATTAATAATATTCAGGGAGCTTTTAATGCCACTAGCCACTTGATTAAATGCGGGCATAAGAATATTGGATACCTGCATTCTAATATTGACATCAGCAACTTTTCCGAAAGAGCGGACGGATATTATAAAGCTCTTCGTGCTTGTGATATCAGCACCTCTCATCCTTATGTACACTTGATTACTCCGACATCAGAGGAGGGGTATCAGGACATGATAAATATTTTAAATCAAAAAACAGATTTAGCTGATGCTTATTTCGCAGATAACGATATCATAGCCGCTGCAGCCATGAAAGCATTCAGAGAAAATGGCATTCGAATCCCTGAGGATATATCTATCATTGGATTTGATGACATGCCGCTTTGTGATATGATGGTTCCATCTTTGTCCACAATGCGCGTCAAGAAAAAAGAATTAGGCGCAACAGCTGTTCAGCGGCTCATGGACCGTGTTTCTGATAATCACAGAGAGTCGTTAAAAATGTCCATGAGTACAAAACTGATCAAAAGAGACAGCGTTTCTAAATTAACACGCTGA
- a CDS encoding class I SAM-dependent methyltransferase: MKAYDRETDMWNKIFEEYEPVDLRGINLSVEPMFDEALMEFSDRTNNVLDFGCGTGDISFQCLQYHPEHHITGIDRAARGIAFAKETAQISDYQNVRFFFGGDELLEQFQRGGFDGIIISNVLDVMPKEVSKETVHRLDRLLTDGGYWFVKMNPYYSKEELASFGYEKKGDNLYEEEGVLHLRQSTTDYWKKQFSKLGKIKTYLEFQYPWQEGLNRLFVIEKKENQEENC, translated from the coding sequence ATGAAAGCTTACGATCGTGAAACAGATATGTGGAATAAAATTTTTGAAGAGTATGAGCCGGTGGACTTGAGGGGAATAAATCTAAGTGTGGAGCCGATGTTCGATGAAGCTTTGATGGAGTTTTCAGATCGGACGAATAATGTTTTGGATTTTGGCTGCGGGACAGGGGATATTTCTTTTCAGTGCCTTCAGTATCACCCGGAACATCATATTACAGGGATTGATAGAGCCGCAAGAGGTATTGCATTCGCAAAAGAGACTGCTCAGATAAGTGATTATCAAAATGTCCGCTTTTTTTTCGGTGGGGATGAACTTCTGGAACAGTTTCAGAGAGGGGGGTTCGATGGTATTATTATTTCAAACGTTCTCGATGTAATGCCAAAAGAGGTATCCAAAGAGACGGTACATAGACTTGACAGACTTCTGACAGATGGCGGATATTGGTTTGTCAAAATGAATCCCTATTATTCGAAAGAAGAGCTGGCATCTTTTGGATATGAAAAAAAAGGAGACAACCTCTATGAAGAGGAAGGGGTTTTACACCTGAGACAGTCAACCACCGATTACTGGAAGAAGCAATTTTCAAAGCTTGGAAAAATAAAGACCTATCTGGAATTTCAATATCCCTGGCAAGAAGGGCTGAACCGCCTCTTTGTAATTGAAAAAAAAGAAAATCAAGAAGAAAATTGTTAA
- a CDS encoding transketolase, whose product MRELERLSFELRKKVIEMIEEGKTGHTGGDMSVMDILVTLYFQEMNITPKNAKSANRDRFILSKGHCVEAYYTVLAQKGFFPMDEVIRKYSKFGSQYIGHPNNKLPGIEMNSGSLGHGLSVSVGMALAGKMDQKDYRVYTVMGDGELAEGSVWEAAMAAGHYKLDNLCAVVDRNRLQISGNTETVMSQDDQADRWSAFGWHVISVKGNDIASLTDAFASAREYKTKPTILIANTVKGYGSPVMEGKAEWHHKVPTQEEYTQIQKDLEQRKETWA is encoded by the coding sequence ATTAGAGAATTGGAAAGATTGTCATTTGAACTCAGGAAAAAAGTAATTGAAATGATTGAGGAAGGAAAAACAGGCCATACAGGGGGAGACATGAGTGTTATGGACATTCTTGTTACACTCTACTTTCAAGAAATGAATATCACCCCTAAAAATGCTAAAAGTGCCAACCGGGATCGCTTTATATTAAGTAAAGGGCATTGCGTTGAGGCTTACTATACTGTTTTGGCTCAAAAGGGATTTTTCCCTATGGATGAGGTGATCCGTAAGTATTCAAAGTTTGGCAGTCAATACATAGGTCATCCCAACAATAAACTTCCTGGTATTGAGATGAACTCCGGATCTTTAGGACATGGACTTTCTGTCAGTGTAGGAATGGCTTTAGCAGGAAAAATGGATCAAAAAGACTATCGAGTCTATACGGTAATGGGCGATGGAGAGTTGGCGGAAGGCTCGGTCTGGGAGGCCGCTATGGCGGCCGGACATTATAAACTCGATAATTTGTGTGCAGTTGTTGATCGAAACAGACTTCAGATTTCCGGAAATACAGAGACTGTTATGAGCCAGGATGATCAGGCAGACAGATGGTCGGCATTCGGATGGCATGTGATCAGTGTAAAGGGAAATGATATTGCTTCTTTGACAGATGCTTTTGCCTCTGCACGAGAGTATAAAACAAAGCCAACGATTCTCATAGCGAATACCGTGAAAGGTTATGGGTCACCGGTTATGGAGGGCAAGGCAGAATGGCATCATAAGGTGCCTACACAGGAAGAGTACACACAGATTCAAAAAGATCTTGAGCAGAGAAAGGAGACTTGGGCATGA
- a CDS encoding transketolase family protein, protein MNNIPNKQAICEVLMEKAKKDKDIVVLCSDSRGSASLTPFANEFPGQFFEIGIAEQNLVGISAGLASCGKKAFAASPACFLTTRSYEQAKIDCAYSDTNVTLIGISGGVSYGALGMSHHSISDIAAMSALPNMRVYLPSDRFQTKKLIEALLEDEKPAYVRVGRNAVEDIYQEDNISFKMDQAAVLAQGKDILLVACGEMVKPAFEAVAELKKKGIHAALLDMYCVKPLDKETLIQAARPVKAVLTIEEHSPFGGLGSMVSQVIGSNCPRKVVNMTLPDAPVITGTSQEVFDYYELNTQGIVKKAVDLLS, encoded by the coding sequence ATGAACAATATTCCGAACAAACAGGCTATTTGTGAAGTGTTGATGGAGAAAGCAAAGAAAGACAAAGATATTGTTGTGTTGTGCAGTGATTCCAGAGGAAGTGCCTCTTTGACACCTTTTGCGAATGAGTTTCCGGGACAGTTTTTTGAAATAGGAATTGCAGAACAAAATCTTGTGGGTATTTCAGCAGGACTTGCAAGCTGTGGGAAAAAGGCATTTGCGGCTTCACCAGCCTGTTTTCTGACCACAAGGAGCTATGAACAGGCTAAGATTGACTGTGCCTACTCTGATACAAATGTAACTTTAATCGGAATCAGCGGTGGCGTCAGCTATGGGGCATTGGGAATGAGTCATCATTCGATTTCTGATATTGCCGCAATGTCCGCATTGCCTAATATGCGGGTATACCTTCCAAGCGATCGTTTTCAGACGAAAAAACTGATTGAGGCCTTATTAGAAGATGAGAAACCCGCTTATGTCCGAGTAGGCAGAAATGCCGTTGAAGATATTTATCAGGAGGATAATATTTCATTTAAAATGGATCAGGCCGCTGTTTTAGCACAGGGCAAAGATATTCTTCTGGTTGCCTGCGGTGAGATGGTAAAACCGGCATTTGAAGCGGTAGCTGAACTGAAGAAAAAAGGTATTCATGCTGCTTTGTTGGATATGTATTGTGTGAAACCTTTAGATAAAGAAACCCTGATACAGGCAGCAAGACCTGTAAAGGCGGTACTTACCATTGAAGAACATTCTCCTTTTGGAGGTTTGGGTTCTATGGTCAGTCAAGTTATTGGAAGTAATTGCCCACGTAAAGTAGTTAACATGACTTTGCCGGATGCACCGGTGATAACCGGTACTTCACAGGAAGTGTTTGATTATTATGAACTTAATACGCAGGGAATTGTAAAGAAAGCGGTGGATCTGTTAAGTTGA
- a CDS encoding FGGY-family carbohydrate kinase, whose protein sequence is MSELKYIIGIDQSTQGTKALLFDQNGRLLLRTDKSHRQIVNDKGWVSHDLDEIYHNTLETVKQLFHKSGINSRQIAGIGISNQRETTAVWDRDSGKPLDDAIVWQCKRAGSISQDLKKRGYAEIVREKTGIPLSPYFPAPKMSWLLQKKDNTDSSIDRTRLAGTGKLCLGTIDSWLIYKLTNDHVFRTDYSNASRTQLFNIHSLKWDEELCRIFGVPMICLPEVCGSDEIFGYTRMGGLFDKGVPICGVLGDSHGALFGQGCQKPGMIKATYGTGSSLMLNTGENLIQSTHGMVTSLAWKRSGKVNYVLEGNLNYTGAVISWMKDDLGLIVSADETEGLAFLANPGDTTYLVPAFTGLGAPYWDENARACISGMSRLTGKAEIVKAGLDCIAYQITDLLTAMELDTNQKITELRVDGGPTKNKYLMQFQSDIADKKISVPYEEELSGIGAAYMAGISAGLYEEDKLFGSMDREFYHPAQDRERWEVKYEGWKATVHMLGQHFPKKM, encoded by the coding sequence TTGAGCGAATTAAAGTATATCATAGGAATTGATCAAAGCACGCAGGGGACGAAAGCATTACTGTTTGATCAGAATGGCCGTCTTTTACTGCGAACGGATAAATCTCATCGACAAATTGTTAATGACAAGGGATGGGTATCTCATGACTTGGATGAGATATACCATAATACGCTTGAAACTGTAAAACAGTTATTTCATAAATCAGGTATCAATTCACGGCAGATAGCAGGAATCGGGATTAGCAATCAGAGGGAAACAACTGCAGTCTGGGACAGGGATTCCGGGAAACCGCTCGATGATGCAATTGTCTGGCAGTGTAAAAGGGCAGGCTCTATTAGTCAAGATCTGAAGAAAAGAGGATATGCAGAGATCGTCAGAGAAAAAACGGGGATACCTTTGTCTCCGTATTTTCCGGCTCCGAAGATGTCCTGGCTCCTTCAAAAGAAAGATAATACGGATTCATCTATAGACAGGACAAGACTAGCCGGGACGGGAAAACTATGCCTTGGCACAATAGACAGCTGGCTGATCTATAAATTGACGAATGACCATGTGTTTCGAACAGATTACTCGAATGCGTCTCGTACTCAGTTATTTAACATCCATTCTTTAAAATGGGATGAAGAGCTTTGCAGGATATTTGGAGTCCCTATGATATGTCTTCCGGAAGTGTGCGGTTCGGATGAAATATTTGGATATACAAGAATGGGCGGATTGTTTGATAAGGGTGTTCCGATCTGCGGTGTTCTGGGAGATTCCCATGGAGCTTTATTTGGCCAGGGATGTCAAAAGCCCGGTATGATAAAAGCCACTTATGGAACAGGTTCCTCACTGATGCTGAATACGGGGGAGAATCTGATTCAAAGTACTCATGGGATGGTGACCTCTCTTGCATGGAAAAGGTCGGGAAAAGTCAATTATGTTTTGGAGGGGAATCTGAACTATACAGGAGCAGTCATCTCATGGATGAAAGATGATTTGGGGCTTATAGTCTCGGCGGATGAAACTGAGGGATTAGCTTTTTTGGCTAACCCCGGAGATACTACATATCTTGTTCCGGCATTTACAGGACTGGGAGCACCTTATTGGGATGAGAATGCGAGAGCCTGTATCAGCGGAATGAGCAGGCTGACAGGAAAGGCAGAAATCGTGAAAGCCGGATTAGACTGTATTGCTTATCAGATAACGGATCTTTTAACAGCTATGGAGCTGGACACGAATCAGAAGATAACTGAACTTAGAGTAGATGGGGGTCCCACGAAGAACAAATATTTGATGCAATTCCAAAGTGATATTGCTGACAAAAAGATAAGCGTTCCATACGAAGAAGAACTGTCCGGTATCGGTGCTGCATATATGGCCGGAATATCAGCAGGACTATATGAAGAGGATAAACTCTTTGGATCTATGGATCGTGAATTTTACCATCCCGCACAAGACAGAGAGCGATGGGAAGTGAAATATGAGGGCTGGAAAGCGACTGTTCATATGCTCGGACAACACTTTCCGAAAAAAATGTAG
- a CDS encoding glycosyl hydrolase family 95 catalytic domain-containing protein, producing the protein MKIVRKEPAKRFGEAYAIGNGHIGAMVYGGVKTEKIELSENSFFSGCESMKNDNQPGASIAFQQMRELIQQGKYEQAHQISKKFYGNRNNYGTNLPVGSLLIDREREMPVDNYSRTLNIETGAALASWETGGERTCTESFASHVNNILFYQIAQTSHNIHLRIHFHSPRDGDRIVCSPSKIQFDCQALEPLHSDGRTGVCLYGELRIVTDGTVQCFQDALKVQKASYVRCYLSMETDFVLDGGKIGKEMIRQRVCKTLDDVRRTSCKQLRESHEADMRSLFKRNTLEIRGEKDEFVKSIPLMYQMGRYLLYSSCREDSKLPANLQGIWNDNVACRIGWTCDMHLDINTQMNYWPSEVTNLSSVSSNLFRWIKKLAVSGEMTAKTSYGYPGWAGEIVSNAWAYTAPYWATPLSPCPTGGVWILTQMWEHYQFTSDTVFLEKEAMPVIEGAVRFFADYVTEDKSSGYFTSGPSISPENGFLLNNKIYYMSMGCTYEITMIRELFDLYQKACDVLQEDTELLRRVSLIKERLLPYRILSDGSIAEYNHDYPVMDSWHRHTSHLLGIFPFAQITPENEKLSKAAEVTIQNKITPEENWEDTGWARSMLALYEARLHNPKKAWYHISRMLENLLEPNGFIIHPPTRGTHVSDQVYELDGNTGLTSCIAEMLLQSHNGVVQFLPCLPPEWEEGTVRGLRARGAITVDIVWKNKKYTASLTADSDCQCMILLDNIKRPVNLKAKKTFVISGKLSKASAC; encoded by the coding sequence ATGAAAATTGTCAGAAAAGAACCGGCGAAACGATTTGGTGAAGCATATGCCATCGGAAACGGACATATAGGTGCTATGGTATATGGAGGAGTAAAAACAGAGAAAATTGAACTATCCGAGAACTCATTCTTTAGTGGGTGTGAGAGCATGAAGAATGATAACCAACCTGGGGCCTCAATTGCCTTCCAGCAGATGCGTGAGTTGATTCAACAAGGAAAATATGAACAAGCCCATCAGATCTCGAAGAAGTTTTATGGTAATAGAAATAACTACGGTACAAATCTTCCGGTCGGAAGTCTCTTGATAGATAGAGAGAGAGAAATGCCTGTGGATAACTATAGCAGAACCTTGAATATCGAAACCGGGGCTGCCCTGGCATCATGGGAAACAGGAGGAGAAAGAACCTGCACGGAATCTTTTGCCTCTCATGTAAACAATATCTTGTTTTATCAAATTGCTCAGACATCTCATAATATACATTTGCGCATACATTTTCATTCGCCCAGAGATGGGGATAGGATTGTCTGTAGTCCATCAAAGATACAATTTGACTGTCAGGCATTAGAGCCTTTACATAGTGATGGAAGAACTGGGGTATGCCTGTATGGAGAATTGCGAATTGTTACCGATGGGACTGTACAGTGTTTCCAAGATGCGTTAAAGGTTCAAAAAGCTTCTTATGTGAGATGCTATCTAAGTATGGAAACCGACTTTGTTCTGGATGGTGGAAAGATTGGAAAAGAGATGATCCGCCAGAGAGTTTGTAAGACTCTCGATGACGTCAGGCGAACATCTTGTAAGCAATTACGGGAATCACATGAGGCAGATATGAGATCGCTTTTTAAAAGGAATACGCTTGAGATTCGAGGCGAGAAAGATGAATTTGTCAAATCTATTCCACTTATGTACCAGATGGGGCGATATCTCCTATATTCCAGCTGCCGTGAGGATTCAAAATTGCCGGCAAATCTTCAGGGGATCTGGAATGATAATGTTGCCTGCAGGATCGGATGGACTTGCGACATGCATCTAGATATCAATACACAGATGAATTATTGGCCTTCAGAGGTGACAAATCTTTCATCCGTCTCATCAAACTTATTTAGATGGATAAAAAAACTTGCTGTATCAGGTGAGATGACGGCAAAGACAAGTTATGGATATCCGGGCTGGGCAGGGGAGATAGTTTCTAATGCATGGGCATATACGGCTCCATATTGGGCAACACCGCTGTCCCCCTGCCCGACAGGAGGTGTATGGATCTTAACTCAGATGTGGGAGCATTATCAATTTACCTCAGATACGGTTTTCCTGGAAAAAGAAGCTATGCCTGTAATAGAAGGAGCAGTGAGATTTTTCGCAGATTATGTCACGGAAGATAAAAGCAGCGGATATTTTACCAGTGGGCCTTCGATATCTCCCGAAAATGGGTTTCTCCTAAATAATAAAATATATTACATGAGCATGGGATGTACATACGAAATCACAATGATCCGTGAACTGTTTGATCTATATCAAAAAGCTTGTGACGTTCTGCAAGAAGATACGGAGCTTTTAAGAAGAGTTTCATTAATCAAAGAAAGACTTCTCCCATACCGGATTTTGAGCGATGGCAGTATTGCTGAATATAATCATGATTATCCTGTTATGGACTCCTGGCACAGACATACGAGCCATCTGTTGGGAATCTTTCCGTTTGCACAAATTACTCCTGAAAACGAAAAATTGTCAAAAGCAGCGGAGGTTACCATCCAAAATAAAATCACGCCGGAGGAAAATTGGGAAGATACAGGATGGGCGAGATCCATGCTGGCACTTTATGAGGCAAGGCTTCATAATCCGAAAAAGGCATGGTATCATATCAGCAGAATGTTGGAAAATTTACTTGAACCGAACGGGTTTATCATACACCCTCCAACCAGAGGCACTCATGTGTCTGATCAGGTTTATGAGCTCGATGGAAACACTGGACTTACCAGCTGTATTGCTGAGATGCTGCTTCAAAGTCATAATGGAGTTGTTCAGTTCCTCCCCTGCCTGCCCCCGGAGTGGGAAGAAGGCACAGTAAGAGGCTTGCGGGCAAGGGGTGCAATTACCGTAGATATCGTATGGAAGAACAAAAAATACACAGCCAGTCTGACTGCAGATTCAGACTGCCAATGTATGATACTTTTAGACAATATCAAGAGGCCTGTGAACCTGAAAGCAAAAAAAACTTTTGTGATAAGTGGAAAGTTATCGAAAGCGTCAGCGTGTTAA
- a CDS encoding L-fucose/L-arabinose isomerase family protein produces the protein MKKIRIGFAPTRRSIFSAPDAIKYADLTRKRLRELNVEFVDITDINEEGLFYDEADREKIEEKFRKENVKGVFFPHTNFGTEYVCARLARDLNVPVLLWGPRDERPDENGIRLRDSQCGLFATGKVLRRFQVPFTYMNNCRLEDPEFERGLMDFLAVCNVVDVFRHTRILQIAPRPFDFWSTMCNEGELLEKFNIQLSPIPMPELTAQMKEVKDKEPDEIKQVLDYCRSHYCIKVRPKELEQVAILKIAMRKLADKYGCNAAAIQCWNALQDEIGIMPCAANSLLDEEGLPVVCETDIHGAITQLIVEAASMNEKRGFFADWTVRHPDNDNGELLQHCGLWPISVAQEKPTIGYPLAFDHPGAVEAKAKLGDMTIARFDGDNGEYSLLLGNAKGIEGPYTKGTYVWIEVENLKRLEAKLVEGPYIHHCVGIHKDVVPVLYESCKYLGVTPDFYDPIEENVKAYLRGE, from the coding sequence ATGAAAAAAATTAGAATAGGATTTGCACCCACAAGAAGAAGCATATTTAGCGCACCTGATGCCATAAAGTATGCAGATTTGACCAGAAAACGTTTGAGAGAATTGAATGTGGAATTCGTCGATATCACAGACATCAATGAAGAAGGCTTATTTTATGATGAAGCAGACAGGGAAAAAATCGAAGAAAAGTTTCGAAAAGAGAATGTAAAGGGAGTATTCTTTCCTCATACAAATTTTGGCACCGAATATGTCTGTGCCAGACTGGCGAGAGATCTGAACGTACCTGTACTTTTATGGGGTCCCAGAGATGAGAGACCGGATGAAAATGGGATTCGTCTGAGAGACAGCCAGTGTGGCCTGTTTGCGACCGGAAAAGTCCTCAGGAGGTTTCAGGTACCCTTTACATATATGAATAACTGCCGTCTGGAGGATCCTGAGTTTGAAAGAGGCCTGATGGATTTTCTTGCGGTGTGTAATGTTGTGGATGTATTCAGACATACAAGAATCCTTCAGATTGCTCCAAGGCCATTTGACTTCTGGTCTACCATGTGTAACGAGGGGGAACTTTTAGAGAAGTTTAATATCCAGCTATCGCCGATTCCCATGCCGGAACTTACGGCACAGATGAAAGAAGTAAAAGATAAGGAGCCTGATGAAATCAAACAGGTACTTGATTATTGCAGATCTCATTACTGTATCAAAGTCAGGCCAAAGGAGCTTGAACAGGTCGCCATATTAAAGATAGCGATGAGAAAACTGGCGGATAAATATGGCTGCAATGCGGCTGCAATACAATGCTGGAATGCACTTCAGGATGAGATTGGCATCATGCCATGTGCTGCAAATTCATTGTTAGATGAGGAGGGACTTCCTGTTGTCTGTGAAACAGATATTCATGGTGCTATTACGCAGTTGATCGTGGAAGCGGCTTCTATGAATGAAAAAAGAGGCTTCTTTGCAGACTGGACAGTACGTCATCCGGATAATGATAATGGAGAATTGCTGCAGCATTGTGGATTATGGCCGATCTCTGTGGCACAGGAGAAACCTACAATCGGATACCCGCTCGCATTCGACCATCCGGGTGCAGTAGAAGCAAAAGCAAAACTGGGGGACATGACGATTGCCCGTTTTGATGGTGACAATGGGGAATATTCTCTGCTTTTGGGCAATGCGAAAGGTATCGAGGGGCCTTACACCAAAGGAACGTATGTATGGATTGAAGTGGAAAACCTAAAACGGTTGGAGGCAAAGTTGGTGGAGGGACCATACATTCATCACTGTGTGGGCATTCACAAGGATGTAGTACCTGTGCTCTACGAGTCTTGTAAATACCTTGGGGTGACACCTGATTTTTACGACCCAATTGAGGAAAATGTTAAAGCATATCTAAGAGGGGAATGA
- a CDS encoding AAA family ATPase, protein MTKELKNFEIQGVDLGLLDAVSKFREKFSVSEDVKNRVLKPSIPYFGREVLEMALAALLEGENLLLTGSKATGKNVLAENLAWAFGRPSYNVSFHVNTSSAELIGTDTFLDDEVSLRKGSIYRCAEYGGFGVLDEINMAKNDAVSVLHATLDYRRSIDVPGYEKIDLHPATRFIGTMNYGYAGTKELNEALVSRFLVIDMPSQTEDTLMLILDQMFPDMKDRAKKQWAGLFLDLQLKAEHGEISTKPVDLRGMTGAIGTIRQGLKPALAAKMGITNKCFDIFEKEIVQDVVMTRIPEDWTPGDVF, encoded by the coding sequence GTGACGAAAGAATTAAAGAATTTTGAGATACAAGGCGTAGATTTGGGGCTGCTTGATGCGGTATCAAAGTTTCGCGAAAAATTTAGTGTGAGTGAAGATGTAAAAAACCGTGTATTAAAGCCTTCTATACCTTATTTTGGAAGGGAAGTGCTGGAGATGGCTCTTGCAGCACTTCTGGAGGGTGAGAATCTGCTGCTCACCGGTTCCAAAGCAACCGGTAAGAATGTTCTGGCTGAAAACCTCGCGTGGGCTTTTGGAAGACCCTCTTATAATGTATCCTTCCATGTGAATACATCAAGTGCAGAGCTGATCGGGACGGATACATTTCTAGATGACGAGGTTTCCCTGCGCAAAGGCAGCATATACCGCTGTGCCGAATATGGAGGATTTGGCGTTCTGGATGAAATCAATATGGCTAAAAATGATGCCGTATCCGTATTACATGCAACGTTAGATTACCGCCGAAGCATTGATGTGCCCGGGTATGAGAAGATTGACCTTCATCCGGCAACGCGCTTCATCGGGACTATGAATTATGGCTATGCGGGGACCAAAGAGTTAAATGAAGCGCTTGTATCACGGTTTCTTGTCATAGATATGCCGTCCCAGACCGAGGACACACTGATGCTCATCTTAGATCAGATGTTTCCGGATATGAAAGACCGTGCAAAAAAACAATGGGCGGGCTTATTTTTGGATCTCCAGCTGAAGGCTGAACATGGAGAGATTTCCACAAAACCTGTGGATCTTCGCGGAATGACCGGTGCCATAGGGACGATACGACAGGGGCTTAAACCTGCACTCGCGGCAAAGATGGGAATCACAAACAAATGTTTCGATATTTTTGAAAAGGAAATTGTACAGGATGTGGTGATGACACGGATACCGGAGGATTGGACACCTGGAGATGTCTTTTAA